In Sorghum bicolor cultivar BTx623 chromosome 10, Sorghum_bicolor_NCBIv3, whole genome shotgun sequence, one genomic interval encodes:
- the LOC8058446 gene encoding uncharacterized protein LOC8058446: protein MDIAVEEPEVSGAAEIAAVLIAAHPHGNSVAVAIAIAIGSGLLFDLRAALSNGCGGGSHSDTIRALCFIVSGALFASAGDDKLVKVWKTDSWRCIRTISFREMDGSLLLVAGTSKYESHYSRRIL from the exons ATGGACATAGCGGTCGAAGAGCCCGAGGTGAGCGGCGCGGCGGAGATCGCGGCGGTGCTCATCGCCGCCCACCCACACGGCAACTCCGTCGCCGTGGCCATCGCCATCGCCATCGGGTCCGGGCTCCTGTTCGATCTCAG GGCTGCTCTGTCAAATGGTTGTGGCGGCGGTTCTCATTCAGACACTATAAGAGCTCTTTGCTTCATTGTGAGTGGAGCTTTGTTTGCATCTGCTGGTGACGACAAACTTGTGAAGGTTTGGAAGACTGACTCCTGGCGTTGCATCCGGACTAT AAGTTTTCGCGAGATGGATGGTTCATTGCTACTGGTGGCAGGGACTTCAAAATATGA GTCACATTATTCCCGAAGAATCCTCTAA
- the LOC8069357 gene encoding U5 small nuclear ribonucleoprotein 40 kDa protein, translated as MFSAPGNNSLALVAPRPGMELANVQHPNQAPGPGGKQRTSSLEAPIMLLTGHQSAIYCMKFNPAGTVIASGSHDKDIFLWYVHGECKNFMVLRGHKNAILDLQWTTDGTQIISASPDKTVRVWDVETGKQVKKMAEHSSFVNSCCPARKWPPLVVSGSDDGTAKLWDLRQRGAIQTLPDKYQITAVSFSEAADKVFTGGLDNDVKWWDLRKNEVTEYLKGHQDMITGMQLSPDGSYLLTNAMDNELKIWDLRPYAPENRNIKTLTGHQHNFEKNLLKCSWSPDNRKVTAGSADRMVYIWDTTSRRILYKLPGHNGSVNETAFHPTEPIIGSCGSDKQIYLGEL; from the coding sequence ATGTTCTCGGCTCCAGGCAACAATTCTTTGGCTCTTGTAGCCCCACGACCAGGGATGGAGCTGGCTAATGTTCAACATCCCAATCAGGCTCCAGGGCCTGGAGGCAAACAGCGCACATCCAGCCTGGAGGCACCGATAATGCTACTTACAGGTCACCAGAGTGCTATCTACTGCATGAAGTTCAATCCTGCAGGAACTGTGATAGCATCAGGTTCCCATGACAAGGATATCTTCTTATGGTATGTCCATGGTGAATGTAAGAACTTCATGGTACTGAGAGGGCACAAGAATGCTATTCTTGACCTTCAGTGGACTACTGATGGGACCCAGATCATCTCTGCAAGTCCTGACAAGACTGTGAGGGTCTGGGATGTTGAGACTGGCAAACAAGTTAAGAAGATGGCCGAGCACTCATCATTTGTCAACTCATGTTGCCCAGCACGGAAGTGGCCACCTCTTGTGGTTAGTGGTTCAGATGATGGTACAGCAAAGTTGTGGGATTTGCGCCAGAGAGGGGCGATACAGACTCTTCCTGACAAATATCAGATCACAGCTGTTAGCTTCTCAGAGGCAGCAGATAAGGTATTCACTGGTGGCCTTGACAACGACGTCAAGTGGTGGGATCTTCGCAAGAATGAAGTGACAGAATATCTCAAAGGACATCAGGACATGATCACTGGGATGCAGCTTAGTCCTGATGGATCTTACCTCCTCACCAATGCAATGGATAACGAGCTCAAGATCTGGGATCTGCGCCCTTACGCACCAGAGAACAGGAACATCAAGACTCTTACAGGTCACCAGCATAACTTTGAGAAGAACCTTCTGAAGTGTAGCTGGTCGCCGGATAACCGCAAGGTCACTGCTGGGAGCGCAGACCGCATGGTCTACATCTGGGACACAACGTCAAGGCGCATCCTGTACAAGCTTCCTGGGCACAATGGTTCTGTCAACGAGACTGCTTTCCATCCCACCGAGCCGATCATTGGATCTTGCGGCAGTGACAAGCAGATCTATCTTGGGGAACTTTAA